The Paraburkholderia sp. SOS3 genome includes a region encoding these proteins:
- a CDS encoding sugar-binding transcriptional regulator, translated as MPKANSSAPSVENDEQNPTRRLRLRAAWMYYVEEMTQSEIAQKLGVGRVTVVRLLAAARERNEVQITIGDRLAECVDAERQLETRFNLGEAIVVPLSARGADATAPIAAATGAYVSSLVRADMRIGVGWGRTLVSSLGFIEERAVDRLSIVSLLGGIMKARKFNPAEFAWRLATLFQADCYLMTAPLFVDSAATRQTLIERCGLADIFELAKSLDAVVLGAAGTGADQTSHQSKFITNADRASVVKAGAIGDVLCNFFDANGRLVDHPINERVMSVPLDIIKKVPVRVLAAGGAGKVHALAGALKLLKPTVLITDEYTAKDVLKLAGGA; from the coding sequence TTGCCGAAGGCGAATAGTTCCGCGCCGAGCGTGGAAAACGACGAGCAGAATCCGACGCGGCGGCTGCGTTTGCGTGCTGCGTGGATGTACTACGTCGAGGAAATGACGCAGAGCGAAATCGCGCAGAAGCTCGGGGTCGGACGCGTAACGGTCGTGCGCCTGCTGGCTGCCGCGCGCGAACGCAATGAGGTACAGATCACGATCGGCGACCGGCTTGCCGAATGCGTCGACGCCGAGCGTCAACTCGAAACGCGCTTCAATCTTGGCGAGGCGATCGTCGTGCCGCTGTCCGCGCGCGGCGCCGATGCGACCGCGCCGATCGCCGCGGCGACGGGCGCGTATGTGTCCTCGCTCGTGCGTGCCGATATGCGCATCGGCGTCGGCTGGGGTCGTACGCTCGTGAGTTCGCTCGGCTTTATCGAGGAGCGCGCGGTCGACCGGCTCTCCATCGTCTCGCTGCTCGGCGGCATCATGAAGGCGCGCAAGTTCAATCCGGCCGAATTCGCGTGGCGGCTTGCCACGCTGTTCCAGGCGGACTGCTATCTGATGACGGCGCCGCTGTTCGTCGATAGCGCGGCGACGCGTCAGACGCTGATCGAGCGCTGCGGGCTCGCCGATATTTTCGAACTCGCGAAATCGCTCGACGCGGTCGTGCTCGGCGCGGCCGGCACGGGCGCGGATCAGACCTCGCACCAATCGAAGTTCATTACGAACGCGGATCGTGCGTCGGTCGTGAAGGCCGGCGCGATCGGCGACGTGCTGTGCAATTTCTTCGACGCGAACGGCAGGCTCGTCGATCATCCGATCAACGAACGCGTGATGTCGGTGCCGCTCGACATCATCAAGAAAGTGCCGGTGCGCGTGCTCGCAGCGGGCGGCGCGGGCAAGGTTCATGCGCTCGCCGGTGCGTTGAAGCTGCTCAAGCCAACTGTTCTGATCACTGACGAATACACCGCGAAAGACGTGCTCAAGCTCGCGGGCGGCGCGTAA
- a CDS encoding xanthine dehydrogenase family protein molybdopterin-binding subunit → MNDDAAGGIGTEHDIAQNGAQDTACEPDIDAGRRRFLTAGALLVGFTLLPRPRDAWAQSTTTEAGTFTTLAPKLPGSLKTTPQLDAWIRIDTAGKVTVCTGKAELGTGIRTAFLQLAAEQLDIEPQSIALLTADTGETPNEGYTAGSHSVADSGTAIFNAAAQVRALLLQTAAAQLHVEASMLTTQGGQIVAADGRRLSYGDAVRGTNLHRNAQPGVPLKPPAQFHVVGHTLPRVDIPGKVTGGPSYIQDMRMPQMVHARVVRPPAYGATLAALDAAHVERLPGVLKVVRDGNYLAVVTVDEWQAIVAMRELMAAAQWQAGPALPDPSTIHETLMKLPAQEIRVADQNGAAAPAAHTLDVRYSKPYMTHGSIGPSCALARFEDGSLTVWSHTQGVFPLRAGLAEMLSLPKAQVRCIHVEGSGCYGHNAADDVAADAALIARAMPGRTVRVQLMREQEHTWEPFGPAMTTHASASLDANGTIVDWRYELWSNTHNNRIDNAGRLLPAQLLAQPFTPAPPKPIPMPEGGGDRNSIPLYRVPNLHVQNHFLPDMPIRVSAMRSLGAHMNIFAIESLMDELALVAQADPVEFRLKHLDDPRARDVIQLAAQRFGWQRRVPAAARSSHAGADGAGGASRGVGFAFAKYKNLMAYCAIAMEITVDRDTGGVAIERAVAAIDCGQIVNPDGVRNQVEGGILQTTSWTLYEQTTFDTRGITSYDWSTYPIMRFSSVPKRVEVHLIDRPGLPFLGVGEAAQGPAAAVLANAIADATGARIRDLPLAGARLKAALA, encoded by the coding sequence ATGAACGATGACGCAGCAGGCGGCATCGGTACGGAACACGATATTGCGCAGAACGGCGCGCAAGACACGGCATGCGAGCCCGACATCGACGCCGGCCGCCGCCGCTTCCTGACTGCCGGCGCATTGCTGGTCGGCTTCACGCTGCTGCCGCGGCCACGCGATGCGTGGGCGCAGAGCACGACGACCGAAGCCGGCACGTTCACCACGCTCGCGCCGAAGCTGCCGGGCAGCCTGAAGACGACGCCGCAGCTCGACGCATGGATTCGCATCGACACGGCGGGCAAGGTCACGGTATGCACGGGCAAGGCCGAACTCGGCACCGGCATTCGCACTGCGTTTTTGCAGCTTGCCGCCGAGCAGCTCGACATCGAGCCGCAGTCGATCGCGCTGCTTACCGCCGACACCGGAGAAACGCCGAACGAAGGTTACACGGCCGGCAGCCATTCGGTCGCCGACAGCGGCACCGCCATCTTCAATGCGGCGGCGCAGGTGCGGGCACTGCTGCTGCAGACGGCGGCCGCTCAGCTGCATGTCGAGGCGTCGATGCTGACCACGCAAGGCGGCCAGATCGTCGCGGCAGACGGCCGCCGGCTGTCGTATGGCGATGCGGTGCGCGGCACGAATCTGCACCGGAATGCGCAGCCCGGCGTGCCGTTGAAGCCGCCCGCGCAGTTCCATGTGGTCGGCCATACGCTGCCGCGCGTCGATATTCCGGGCAAGGTGACGGGCGGCCCGAGCTATATCCAGGACATGCGCATGCCGCAGATGGTGCACGCGCGCGTCGTGCGCCCGCCCGCATACGGCGCGACGCTGGCCGCGCTCGACGCGGCGCATGTCGAGCGCTTGCCCGGCGTGCTCAAGGTGGTGCGCGACGGCAACTATCTCGCCGTCGTCACGGTGGACGAATGGCAGGCGATCGTCGCGATGCGCGAGTTGATGGCGGCCGCGCAGTGGCAGGCAGGGCCGGCGCTGCCCGATCCGTCGACGATCCACGAAACGCTGATGAAGCTGCCCGCGCAGGAAATCAGGGTTGCGGATCAGAACGGCGCTGCGGCGCCGGCTGCGCATACGCTCGATGTACGCTACAGCAAGCCGTATATGACGCACGGCTCGATCGGCCCGTCATGCGCGCTCGCCCGTTTCGAAGATGGATCGCTGACCGTGTGGTCGCACACGCAAGGCGTTTTTCCGCTGCGCGCGGGGCTCGCGGAAATGCTGTCGCTGCCGAAGGCGCAGGTGCGTTGCATCCACGTTGAAGGTTCGGGATGCTACGGTCACAACGCCGCGGACGACGTGGCCGCCGATGCCGCGCTGATCGCGCGCGCGATGCCGGGCCGCACGGTACGCGTGCAGCTGATGCGCGAGCAGGAGCACACGTGGGAGCCGTTCGGCCCCGCGATGACGACGCATGCGAGCGCATCGCTCGATGCGAACGGCACGATCGTCGACTGGCGTTACGAGCTGTGGAGCAACACGCATAACAACCGGATCGACAATGCGGGGCGCCTGCTGCCTGCGCAGCTGCTCGCGCAGCCGTTCACACCGGCGCCGCCGAAGCCGATTCCGATGCCCGAAGGCGGCGGCGACCGCAACAGCATTCCGCTGTATCGGGTGCCGAACCTGCACGTGCAGAATCACTTCTTGCCGGACATGCCGATACGCGTATCGGCGATGCGCTCGCTCGGCGCGCATATGAACATCTTCGCGATCGAAAGCCTGATGGATGAACTCGCGCTCGTCGCGCAAGCGGATCCGGTCGAATTCCGTCTGAAGCATCTCGACGATCCGCGCGCACGCGACGTGATTCAACTTGCCGCGCAACGCTTCGGATGGCAGAGGCGCGTGCCGGCAGCGGCGCGATCGTCACACGCCGGTGCCGACGGTGCAGGCGGTGCAAGTCGCGGCGTCGGCTTCGCGTTCGCCAAGTACAAGAACCTGATGGCGTATTGCGCGATCGCGATGGAGATTACCGTCGACCGCGATACGGGCGGCGTCGCGATCGAACGCGCGGTCGCCGCGATCGACTGCGGGCAGATCGTGAATCCGGACGGCGTGCGCAATCAGGTGGAGGGCGGCATCCTGCAAACGACGAGCTGGACACTTTACGAACAGACGACCTTCGACACGCGCGGTATCACGAGCTACGACTGGAGCACGTATCCGATCATGCGCTTTTCGTCGGTGCCGAAGCGCGTCGAGGTGCATCTGATCGACCGGCCCGGATTGCCGTTCCTCGGCGTCGGCGAAGCGGCGCAGGGTCCGGCAGCGGCCGTGCTCGCAAATGCGATTGCCGATGCGACTGGCGCACGTATTCGCGACCTGCCGCTGGCCGGCGCGCGATTGAAGGCGGCGCTGGCGTAG
- a CDS encoding (2Fe-2S)-binding protein, whose product MMTLTVNNVRHDIDVDPSTPLLYVLRNQLQLNGAKYGCGLGQCGACTVIVGDEPVFSCLLPVAACNGRAVRTVEGLGSIEHPGPLQRAFIDQQAAQCGYCIAGMMMRAQALLERVDAPTDEQIREHMQPNLCRCGTHMRIVAAIRQAASNMSGQHRVESQS is encoded by the coding sequence ATGATGACGCTGACCGTCAACAACGTCCGTCACGACATCGACGTCGACCCGTCCACACCGCTGCTCTACGTGCTGCGCAACCAGTTGCAACTGAATGGCGCGAAGTACGGGTGCGGGCTCGGGCAATGCGGCGCGTGCACGGTGATCGTCGGCGACGAGCCGGTGTTTTCGTGTCTGCTGCCGGTCGCCGCATGCAACGGGCGCGCCGTGCGCACGGTCGAGGGGCTCGGCAGCATCGAGCACCCGGGGCCGCTGCAGCGCGCGTTTATCGATCAGCAGGCCGCGCAATGCGGCTACTGCATCGCGGGGATGATGATGCGCGCGCAGGCGCTGCTCGAACGCGTCGATGCGCCAACCGACGAACAGATTCGCGAGCATATGCAGCCGAATCTGTGCCGCTGCGGCACGCATATGCGGATCGTCGCGGCGATCCGGCAAGCGGCATCGAACATGAGCGGGCAGCATCGGGTGGAGAGCCAGTCATGA
- a CDS encoding cytochrome c, protein MRGKIVFVAVVLAVAAGLSRAWEPAIDPATAPPAHAADIAQIARGARLAALGDCIVCHTSAHGKPYAGGRPLQTPFGTIYATNITPDPQTGIGDWTLDAFTRAMRDGVSRDGHLLYPAFPYPHFTHMTAADIADLYAFMMSRAPVHATAPPNRLVFPLNFRPLVAGWNMLYLRRGPERAEAAPAVAPAISSAVVGADAARSMPGSGAAAAAATVAATAAATEPAPVPAAAGAAASAAATADAGVADKTDSAYAVQWQLGRYLVDGVAHCAACHTPLNRLGAEKRDAPFAGGTLEGWDAPALTKLWQAPTPWTHTQLVAYLRTGFASEHGAAAGPMLPVTQSLAKAPLEDAEAIATYVMSLQTRAGASNATTAAATATTAATTTAHRQPVDLEALAPPAALANGATLFNAACVSCHSTVAPMTTHGERPSLAQGTAVNADSPRNAVRMILDGIGWHGSAAAHFMPPFAQTFTDAQIADLANYTRARFSAHAPWPGLDAAAVARIRKETAEP, encoded by the coding sequence ATGAGAGGAAAGATCGTCTTCGTCGCTGTCGTGCTTGCGGTTGCCGCCGGGCTGTCGCGCGCATGGGAGCCCGCGATCGATCCGGCCACGGCGCCGCCTGCGCATGCGGCCGATATTGCGCAGATCGCGCGCGGCGCGCGTCTCGCGGCGCTCGGCGACTGCATCGTCTGCCATACCTCGGCGCACGGCAAACCTTACGCGGGCGGACGGCCGCTGCAGACGCCTTTCGGCACGATCTACGCGACCAACATCACGCCGGACCCGCAAACCGGCATCGGCGACTGGACGCTCGATGCGTTCACGCGCGCGATGCGCGACGGCGTATCGCGCGATGGGCATCTGCTGTATCCGGCGTTTCCGTATCCGCACTTCACGCATATGACCGCGGCGGATATCGCCGACCTCTATGCGTTCATGATGTCGCGCGCGCCCGTTCATGCGACCGCACCGCCGAACCGGCTCGTGTTTCCGCTGAATTTCCGGCCGCTCGTTGCGGGCTGGAACATGCTTTATCTGCGGCGCGGGCCAGAGCGCGCCGAAGCGGCGCCGGCCGTCGCGCCCGCTATTTCGTCGGCAGTGGTCGGTGCGGATGCGGCTCGGTCGATGCCGGGTTCGGGGGCTGCCGCCGCAGCTGCCACCGTAGCTGCCACCGCAGCTGCCACCGAACCCGCGCCGGTGCCGGCTGCGGCGGGCGCCGCCGCATCGGCCGCGGCCACCGCCGATGCCGGCGTCGCGGACAAGACCGATAGCGCCTACGCGGTGCAATGGCAACTCGGCCGTTATCTCGTCGACGGCGTCGCGCATTGCGCCGCATGCCATACGCCGCTCAACCGGCTCGGCGCCGAAAAGCGCGACGCGCCGTTTGCGGGCGGCACGCTCGAAGGCTGGGACGCGCCCGCGTTGACGAAGCTTTGGCAAGCGCCGACGCCGTGGACGCATACGCAACTCGTCGCGTATCTGCGCACCGGATTTGCGAGCGAGCACGGCGCGGCGGCCGGACCGATGCTGCCTGTCACGCAGTCGCTCGCGAAGGCGCCGCTCGAAGATGCCGAAGCGATCGCGACCTACGTGATGTCGCTGCAAACGCGCGCGGGCGCGAGCAACGCGACGACCGCTGCGGCCACGGCTACGACCGCTGCAACTACGACCGCGCATCGGCAACCCGTCGACCTCGAGGCACTCGCGCCGCCGGCGGCGCTCGCGAACGGCGCGACGCTGTTCAATGCGGCGTGCGTGTCGTGCCACAGCACCGTCGCGCCGATGACGACGCATGGCGAGCGTCCATCGCTCGCGCAAGGCACGGCGGTCAATGCGGATAGCCCGCGCAACGCGGTGCGGATGATTCTCGACGGCATCGGCTGGCACGGCAGCGCCGCCGCGCATTTCATGCCGCCGTTCGCGCAGACCTTCACCGACGCGCAGATCGCCGACCTCGCGAACTACACGCGCGCGCGTTTCAGCGCGCACGCGCCGTGGCCGGGCCTCGATGCCGCCGCGGTCGCGCGTATCAGAAAGGAGACCGCTGAACCATGA
- a CDS encoding FUSC family protein, giving the protein MDDREQVDAMQPRPDDRAQAGRPHARRMPRGAAGAAGDALRASTRRFLAQPLHALEAWFEHIDPGTHRRVKGLRLVTAYGIAAALGALHDVTREVQQGAMLTTLAASFALWASVFEAKTTRAESSRDLALLCIAAGIGAALYAALLPSLTGAGRAGPEIVLVSGAFCVGYMKRFGVLGAGLGAQIYIGQLYASAMTLGPPDVPAIAVAVLIAMLGSIVPRLLSGPAEHPALLAAFTAVPPVPPGFARRWPPEFVMGLQAATGALIVVALNQLIGLEESAWAITGCTFVVAASATATVLRTRQRIVGTMVGVPLGIVCLPLAEHAPLVVWALAALAMIVYAMSLPERYDVACGAFAFILMITLAADGVHSVPYLLARLWETVIGGVIGVLAALLIFPLRANREEAK; this is encoded by the coding sequence ATGGACGATCGTGAGCAGGTCGATGCAATGCAACCGCGGCCCGACGACCGCGCGCAGGCCGGGCGGCCGCATGCCCGCCGCATGCCTCGCGGCGCCGCCGGCGCCGCGGGCGACGCGCTCCGGGCCTCTACGCGGCGGTTCCTCGCGCAACCCTTGCATGCGCTCGAGGCCTGGTTCGAGCACATCGACCCGGGCACGCATCGCCGCGTAAAAGGTCTGCGCCTCGTTACCGCGTACGGCATTGCCGCCGCGCTCGGCGCATTGCACGACGTCACGCGCGAAGTACAGCAGGGCGCGATGCTGACGACGCTCGCCGCGAGCTTCGCGCTCTGGGCAAGCGTGTTCGAAGCGAAGACCACGCGCGCCGAATCGAGCCGCGATCTCGCGCTGCTGTGCATCGCGGCCGGCATCGGCGCCGCGCTCTATGCCGCGCTGCTTCCGTCCTTGACCGGCGCGGGCCGGGCCGGGCCCGAAATCGTGCTCGTCAGCGGCGCGTTCTGCGTCGGCTATATGAAGCGCTTCGGCGTGCTCGGCGCGGGCCTTGGTGCGCAGATCTATATCGGCCAGCTCTATGCATCGGCGATGACGCTCGGACCGCCCGATGTGCCGGCGATCGCCGTGGCAGTGCTGATCGCGATGCTCGGCTCGATCGTGCCGCGTCTGTTGAGCGGGCCGGCCGAGCATCCCGCGCTGCTCGCGGCGTTTACCGCCGTGCCGCCGGTGCCGCCCGGGTTTGCACGGCGCTGGCCGCCAGAATTCGTGATGGGACTGCAGGCAGCCACAGGCGCGCTGATCGTCGTCGCGCTGAATCAGCTGATCGGGCTCGAGGAATCGGCGTGGGCGATTACCGGCTGCACGTTTGTCGTGGCCGCGTCGGCGACGGCCACCGTGCTGCGTACGCGACAGCGCATTGTCGGCACGATGGTCGGCGTGCCGCTCGGCATCGTGTGCCTGCCGCTCGCCGAGCATGCGCCGCTCGTGGTCTGGGCGCTCGCGGCGCTCGCGATGATCGTCTACGCGATGAGCCTGCCCGAGCGCTACGACGTCGCATGCGGCGCCTTCGCGTTCATTCTCATGATCACGCTGGCCGCGGACGGGGTTCACTCGGTGCCGTATCTGTTGGCGCGCTTGTGGGAGACCGTGATCGGCGGCGTGATCGGTGTGCTGGCCGCGCTGCTCATTTTTCCGTTGCGAGCGAATCGCGAAGAGGCAAAGTAG